One region of Limnospira fusiformis SAG 85.79 genomic DNA includes:
- a CDS encoding reverse transcriptase N-terminal domain-containing protein, giving the protein MQHPIKTMNNVWKAIPWAKVQRKVFKLQKRIFQAAKSGQDAKARRWQRLLVKSYYARLLAVRL; this is encoded by the coding sequence ATGCAACACCCAATCAAGACTATGAATAACGTATGGAAAGCTATCCCATGGGCTAAGGTTCAGCGGAAAGTTTTTAAGCTCCAAAAGAGGATATTTCAAGCAGCTAAATCGGGACAGGACGCGAAGGCCAGAAGGTGGCAACGTCTATTGGTGAAATCATATTATGCCCGGCTCTTAGCAGTGCGGCTGTAG
- the thrS gene encoding threonine--tRNA ligase codes for MAIENSQATSEQPQKIHLPKTSQSDQLKRIRHTTSHVMAMAVHKLFPKAQVTIGPWIENGFYYDFDSPEPFTEQDLKAIKKEMVKILKRKLPVIREEVSREEAQRRIETLGEPYKLEILADLTEPITIYHLGDQWWDLCAGPHVETTGDINPKAIELESVAGAYWRGDETKAQLQRIYGTAWETPEQLAEYKRRKEEALRRDHRRLGKELGLFIFSDQVGPGLPLWTPKGTILRTTLEDFLKREQVRRGYQPVVTPHLGRVNLFKTSGHWQKYREDLFPMMGESEDEGFVLKAMNCPFHVQIYKSSLRSYRELPIRLAEFGTVYRYEQSGELGGLTRVRGFTQDDAHLFVTPEQLDDEFLKVVDLIQSVLKKLKLDQSFKARLSFRDPNSDKYIGSDQAWEKAENAIRRAVETLGMNYFEGIGEAAFYGPKLDFIVQDALEREWQLGTVQVDYNLPERFDLEYVAEDGTRQRPVMIHRAPFGSLERLIGILIEEYTGDFPLWLAPVMVRLLPVSDEFFPFVESVAEKWRSLDIRAEADHSHDRLGKMIRNAEKAKVPVMAVVGAKEVESNSLSIRTRALGELGTLTVAETQSRLQFALANFADF; via the coding sequence ATGGCTATCGAAAATTCACAGGCAACTTCAGAACAGCCCCAAAAAATCCATCTTCCCAAAACCAGCCAATCTGATCAACTAAAAAGGATTCGCCACACCACTTCTCATGTAATGGCTATGGCAGTCCATAAGTTGTTTCCCAAGGCTCAAGTAACTATAGGACCATGGATTGAAAACGGCTTCTACTATGACTTTGATAGCCCGGAACCTTTTACGGAACAAGACCTAAAAGCCATCAAAAAAGAGATGGTAAAAATCCTCAAGCGGAAACTACCCGTTATCCGGGAGGAAGTTAGCCGGGAAGAAGCCCAACGGCGCATTGAAACCCTAGGAGAACCCTACAAGCTAGAAATCCTGGCTGACCTAACGGAACCAATTACCATTTACCATCTGGGCGATCAATGGTGGGATTTATGCGCCGGACCTCACGTTGAAACTACCGGAGATATTAACCCAAAAGCGATCGAATTAGAAAGCGTGGCGGGAGCCTATTGGCGGGGAGACGAAACCAAAGCTCAACTCCAACGCATTTACGGTACAGCCTGGGAAACCCCAGAACAACTCGCAGAATATAAACGCCGGAAAGAAGAAGCTCTCAGACGAGACCACCGCCGTTTAGGGAAAGAATTAGGACTATTTATATTTTCCGATCAAGTGGGTCCGGGGCTACCTCTGTGGACTCCTAAAGGTACAATTCTGAGGACAACCCTTGAGGACTTCCTTAAACGAGAACAGGTGCGGCGGGGATATCAACCAGTGGTTACCCCCCATTTGGGGCGGGTCAATTTGTTTAAAACCTCTGGTCACTGGCAAAAATACCGCGAAGACCTCTTTCCCATGATGGGAGAATCAGAGGACGAGGGGTTTGTCCTCAAGGCTATGAACTGCCCCTTCCATGTACAAATTTATAAATCTAGTCTACGCTCCTATAGGGAATTGCCCATCCGTTTGGCTGAATTTGGGACGGTTTACCGCTACGAACAGTCGGGGGAATTGGGAGGATTAACCCGTGTGCGCGGCTTTACCCAAGATGATGCTCACCTGTTTGTTACCCCGGAACAGTTGGATGATGAGTTTCTCAAGGTGGTTGATCTGATTCAGTCTGTCCTCAAAAAACTCAAGTTGGATCAGTCCTTTAAAGCCCGTTTGAGTTTCCGTGACCCTAATTCTGATAAATATATCGGTTCAGACCAAGCCTGGGAAAAGGCAGAAAATGCGATCCGCCGCGCGGTGGAAACTCTGGGAATGAATTATTTTGAGGGTATTGGTGAGGCTGCCTTTTATGGTCCTAAGTTGGATTTTATTGTTCAGGATGCTTTGGAACGAGAATGGCAGTTAGGAACGGTTCAGGTGGATTATAATTTACCAGAAAGGTTTGATCTCGAATATGTGGCCGAAGATGGAACCCGCCAGCGCCCGGTGATGATTCACCGCGCCCCCTTTGGGTCCCTGGAACGGTTGATCGGGATTTTGATTGAGGAGTATACGGGGGATTTTCCCCTATGGTTGGCTCCGGTAATGGTGCGGTTGTTACCTGTTAGTGACGAGTTTTTTCCTTTTGTGGAGTCTGTGGCTGAAAAATGGCGATCGCTTGATATTCGCGCGGAAGCTGATCACAGTCACGATCGCTTGGGTAAAATGATTCGTAATGCAGAAAAGGCTAAAGTCCCAGTTATGGCTGTGGTGGGGGCTAAGGAAGTGGAGTCTAATAGTCTCAGTATCCGTACCCGCGCACTAGGAGAATTGGGGACCTTGACGGTGGCGGAAACCCAAAGCCGACTACAATTTGCGCTCGCTAACTTTGCTGATTTTTAG
- a CDS encoding reverse transcriptase N-terminal domain-containing protein produces MVKDSENRNLLRRAFVWKSINWAKVQRYVFKLQKRIYQAAKSGQDAKARRWQRLLVKSYYACETFRSEIGMQCPK; encoded by the coding sequence ATGGTAAAGGATTCGGAAAACCGAAACCTACTAAGACGTGCGTTTGTATGGAAAAGTATCAACTGGGCTAAGGTTCAGCGGTACGTTTTTAAGCTCCAAAAGAGGATATACCAAGCAGCTAAATCGGGACAGGACGCAAAGGCTAGAAGGTGGCAACGTCTATTGGTGAAATCATATTATGCGTGCGAGACGTTTAGGAGTGAAATAGGGATGCAATGCCCGAAATAG
- the ltrA gene encoding group II intron reverse transcriptase/maturase — protein sequence MLANSQLNEPAPQDNQGKKTAGVDGVIALSPKHRLEMTERIKGNLKAKPLRRVWIPKPARDEKRPLGIPTIQDRARQALVKSALEPEWEARFESTSYGFRPGRSAQDAIGRIYVAIKTNSYYILDADIAKCFDRINHDYLLSKTHFPSIMKRDLKPWLKAGVLDNGVFEDTEAGTPQGGVISPLIANIALDGIERLVKGMYPNKGTATQVDLIRYADDFVVISKDLGIIEQCKTAISEWLKPTGLEIKPQNTRICHTLNTIEYDGKLEKPGFDFLGFNIRQYPVGKYKSGKTGGIASRLIGHITLIKPSKKAVTAHTEVIKGVIQQHKTTPQSALVSKLNPIIRGWSNYYSGVVSSETFNKLDNIVWQMLRAWTVSRCGKANHEKLSNYFRPGTVTLSNRKERHEKSMFQTKDGLRLYKHNWTPIVRHTLVRPDATLYDGNWTYWATRKGQAIDTPNRVAKLLKKPKGKCTWCGQYFTPSDLVEVDHIVPRSLGGKDEYKNLQLLHRHTRDDKTALDNANAASLTMEQSARASHQEVFPVYANYRDVEAPLEPCEGKLSCTVLNGRG from the coding sequence ATGCTTGCCAACAGTCAGCTTAATGAACCCGCCCCCCAAGACAATCAAGGAAAGAAAACGGCTGGGGTAGATGGTGTGATAGCGCTATCCCCCAAACACAGGCTGGAAATGACCGAGAGAATAAAAGGAAATCTCAAAGCAAAACCACTGCGACGGGTGTGGATACCTAAACCCGCTAGGGATGAAAAACGACCGCTGGGAATACCCACAATCCAAGACAGAGCCAGGCAAGCCTTGGTTAAGTCGGCTCTCGAACCCGAATGGGAAGCGAGATTTGAAAGCACAAGCTATGGGTTCAGACCAGGCAGGTCAGCCCAAGACGCAATTGGTAGAATCTACGTTGCCATAAAAACGAATAGTTACTACATTTTAGATGCAGATATAGCGAAATGCTTTGACCGAATAAACCATGATTATCTACTGTCCAAAACTCATTTTCCAAGCATCATGAAAAGAGATCTAAAACCATGGTTAAAAGCGGGTGTGCTAGATAACGGCGTATTTGAGGATACAGAAGCAGGGACACCTCAAGGAGGGGTAATAAGTCCACTTATAGCCAACATCGCACTGGATGGAATTGAAAGGCTAGTTAAAGGAATGTATCCTAATAAAGGAACGGCTACCCAAGTTGACTTGATAAGATACGCCGATGATTTTGTAGTCATATCCAAAGACTTAGGAATCATTGAACAGTGCAAAACTGCTATTTCCGAATGGTTAAAACCTACAGGACTAGAAATCAAACCCCAAAATACTCGAATCTGTCACACGCTCAATACGATTGAATATGATGGAAAACTTGAGAAACCAGGGTTCGACTTTCTGGGATTCAACATCAGGCAATATCCAGTAGGAAAATACAAATCTGGAAAAACAGGTGGGATAGCAAGCCGATTAATCGGACATATAACCCTCATCAAACCCAGTAAGAAAGCAGTTACAGCCCATACAGAAGTGATTAAGGGTGTAATTCAACAACATAAGACAACACCCCAATCTGCCCTGGTTAGCAAATTAAACCCGATTATTCGGGGATGGTCAAACTACTACTCAGGGGTTGTTTCATCCGAAACCTTCAACAAACTAGATAATATAGTTTGGCAAATGTTAAGGGCATGGACAGTTTCAAGATGCGGAAAGGCAAATCATGAAAAACTGAGTAATTATTTCAGACCTGGAACGGTCACGCTCAGTAATAGGAAAGAAAGACATGAAAAATCGATGTTCCAAACCAAAGACGGGTTACGTCTATATAAACACAACTGGACACCAATTGTCAGACATACCCTAGTCCGCCCAGACGCAACACTTTATGACGGTAATTGGACTTACTGGGCAACCAGGAAAGGACAAGCAATCGACACGCCAAACAGGGTAGCAAAACTACTCAAAAAGCCAAAAGGCAAGTGTACCTGGTGCGGGCAATACTTCACCCCATCAGACTTAGTTGAAGTAGACCACATTGTACCTAGAAGCCTCGGCGGAAAGGATGAATACAAGAACCTTCAGCTATTACACCGCCACACCCGCGATGATAAGACGGCGCTCGATAACGCCAACGCTGCATCCTTAACAATGGAGCAGTCTGCGCGTGCGTCACATCAGGAAGTTTTTCCTGTCTATGCCAATTATCGGGATGTGGAAGCACCACTAGAGCCGTGTGAAGGGAAACTTTCATGCACGGTTTTGAATGGGAGGGGGTGA
- a CDS encoding DUF2605 domain-containing protein: protein MPNHNSSETELLKAILEPMLEDFQYWFGRSRQLLETENIPFLSEQQQSEVLDRIKQAQEEVNTAKTLFHATGCQAGIEMKVLMPWHQLLTDCWRIANRFRLESKPQIENGNPS, encoded by the coding sequence ATGCCGAATCATAACTCCTCAGAAACTGAGTTGCTCAAGGCAATTCTGGAGCCGATGTTGGAAGACTTCCAATATTGGTTTGGGCGATCGCGACAACTCCTGGAAACTGAGAACATCCCTTTTCTGAGTGAACAGCAACAATCAGAAGTCCTAGATCGCATTAAACAAGCCCAGGAAGAGGTCAACACCGCTAAAACACTGTTTCACGCCACCGGATGTCAAGCCGGGATTGAAATGAAGGTGCTAATGCCGTGGCATCAACTCTTAACTGATTGTTGGCGCATTGCTAACCGCTTTCGTTTGGAATCGAAACCCCAGATCGAAAATGGAAATCCCAGTTAA
- a CDS encoding DUF2973 domain-containing protein, giving the protein MLHLLYILAFTTLAFIAVRNLIRSLLTVGMESQRYNSHSAGGFRSADSRNYQNIHPELLDESGNVLKEPLLVMRSLSVQDARTQLDNLYQSSPGSSEETRDDS; this is encoded by the coding sequence ATGTTACATCTGCTTTATATTCTGGCTTTTACCACTCTGGCATTTATAGCAGTACGCAATTTAATTCGTAGCCTGTTGACTGTTGGTATGGAGTCTCAGCGCTATAATTCTCACTCGGCGGGTGGCTTTAGGTCAGCGGATTCCCGAAATTACCAGAACATCCATCCAGAATTACTAGATGAGTCAGGAAATGTACTCAAAGAACCTTTGCTGGTGATGCGTTCCCTCTCAGTCCAAGATGCGCGAACTCAGCTAGATAACCTTTATCAATCTTCCCCCGGTTCTTCTGAAGAAACTAGAGATGATAGTTAG